The Pseudanabaena sp. ABRG5-3 genome includes the window TCTGTCACCATGATGATCCGCGTTTCACAGATTAACGCTTCCTCCTGTTCATCACTGCCGACAGGTCTGTATGTGCGCGTTTCTAAAAGCTGCACAAGCTTGGGAATCAATTCCTCAGGCAATTCTTGAATATTATTTAAAACGAGAGTTCCTGTTCCTAAATAGGTCAATAAGCCAGCATTCCCCCCTGCTCTCCCAAATAGCTCGGCTCCACTTGCCTGCACTAAATTGCAATTGACCTTGGCGATCGCTTCCCGTCGATAGGTCGAGTTAAAATGAATCAACGCCGCAATATTATCCTTATCCAGCCCCGGTTCTCCAAGGATCAATACTGGCTCTCGATCTTCGCTTGCCTGTTTAATTTCATGGCGTAGTCGCGTTGCATAACGACTCTTGCCAATGATTCCGCGCTCGGCTTTAGTAATTAAGTAGGGCTGTAAAACCTGCGATCGCTCTTTTATAAACATAGTTTCACTAGATCGATTTGTATTGCAGTTTATTATGGATCAGTTAGGAAAGGGGCTACTTCGTACCACCTCTCCGAAAATTAGCGATAAAATCAAAACTATGCCTAATCCTCACATTGTTTCCGCTAACTGGCTACAGGAACATTTGCACGATCCACAGGTGGTCGTGGTTGATTGTCGTTTTTCGTTAATGGATATAGCTCTTGGGCGTAAGCAATATCAAGAGAGTCATGTTGAAGGAGCCTATTATCTCGATCTCAATCTTGATTTATCTAGTCCCGTCCAAAAACATGGCGGCAGACATCCTTTGCCAGATTTCGAGCAGCTAGCCACAAAGCTGTCGCAAATTGGCGTAACCAGCGAAACAACCGTAGTTGTCTATGATGATTCGCGATTTGCCTTTGCCTCAAGGTTATGGTGGCTATTGCGCTATATGGGACATGAGCGAGTAGCCCTTCTCGATGGCGGTTTTGCAGGATGGAAAGCCAAAAATTATGCAACTAGTTCTGAAATTCCTCATCCTAGAGTTGGGAAGTTTATCCCCCAATTACAAACGGAATGGGTAGTGGACATCGAAACGGTGAAAGCGCGTAAGGATTTGCCAGCAGTGGTTTTAGTCGATTCGCGAGAAGGCGATCGCTATCGGGGTGAACGCGAACCTATCGATCCGATCGCTGGTCACATCGAAGGTGCAGTTAATTATCCTTGGATGGAAGTTACTAACGAGCAGGGTTTCGTAACTGCTAATCAAAGCGATCGCTGGCAGGAAGTTAAAAATGCTCAAGAAGTAATTGTATATTGCGGTTCGGGTGTAACTGCTTGCGTGAATTTATTATCGTTGAAACTTGCGGGAATTGAGACTGGTAAACTCTATGCGGGTAGTTGGAGCGATTGGTGCTCTTATTTAGACCCCATTTAAGAATTCAAGGATTTGTCCCCTAGCCACCCCAATTCTGGAGGGAACCAGATCAAAGCCCCCCCCAAATTATGGGATTTAGGGGGCAGCAACGCTGGTTTTAGCTGAAATTTTTGCGAGCATTGACTTCTCAAACATAATCTTAAAGTGTTTACCCTAAAATAGGTAACCGATACTGAAGTAAAGAGCTGATTCTTGCAAATTAGAGCCGCGATCGCTAAGGTTCACAAATGGAATTGCATAATCTAGACGTAAGTTAAGACGTTTAATCGGTTCTATCAATATGCCCAGCCCACCACCTGCTAAAAAGTTTTGATTGGGTAGCACGTTGAGATTTCTAGAGTTGTTCCAAACTGTGCCAAGATCGATAAAAGGAGCTAGCTGAACGATGCTTCTTCCTTCCTCATCTCGTGCCACCACAAATCGGCTCTCCAAAGAAAAACGAATTCCATTATCCCCCGATCGCGCATTTTGACGGAAGCCCCGCAAGGATTGTCCACCACCAATCACAAACTGCTGCGATGGTAGAAGAGGATCGGCTGAGAGTTGCGTATCTAAAGAGCCGATCAAGATTGTATCAGTGCCAAGAACCTGAACTCGTTGAATCTGTCCTAACCAACTCAGGAAAGATGCACTAGGAGAAGTAACGAAAGTTGCACCAAATAGCCCTGTACCAAGACTAAACTGCGATCGCAATGACCAGACTCCTTCGGTATCACGACTAATATAGTCTTGCCCAAATTTAAAGACACTAGTGCGGCTAGTGCCATCGGCTTCAGGTCCAATCCCAAATGGCACGGCAAGATCGTTAAATAGAAATGTCTGACCTCTTTGATATTCATAGCCTAGAGACAGTGCAAATTCTTCACGGGGATTGCGAATTAAGGGCTGACGATATGTAGCGGAGTAAACTTCGTTGTTGCCGCGAATATTGAAGACATCAAATGGTGACTGGGTAATGCGATAGTTGCTAGGTGCAAATCGAAGGGAGACGGTTCCATTCATCGGATTGACGGGAATGCTAAAACCAAAATCATATTGATTAGATCCACCTGTTGTGGTTCTGTAATAATTGGCAGTAAATACATCTCCCATGCCGAAGAGATTGCGGTAACTGAGTCCTGCCCCCATGCGCTCGGAACCAACCGCAGGAGGAGAGAAGTTGTCAACGCTAACCGCTCCTGCTAGTTGATTTGCTTCCACAACTTTGATTGTGAGTATGCTCAAACCAGCTTGACTACCTGCTTTGAGGCTAGCATCTACACTTGTAAAATTGGGGTCGGCACGTAAGAGACGCAGTTGATCTTCGAGGTTATTGGTGTTGAGAGGATTACCAATTCCTAGCTCGGCTCGCGATCGCACATAGTCTGGATTAAGGGCATTAACGCCTACTACTTCAATTTTTTCAATTTTTCCTTCCAAGACCTGAATCTTGGCAATCCCATCAACGACACTTTGAGGCTTATATATGGCTTGAGAAGTAACATAGCCATTGCTGACATAAAGTTGAGTAATGGCATTGGCGGTGGATGTCAATTGCTCTTCAGTGACTTCCTTCCCTTCAAGAGGTTTAGTGATGGGAGTGAGCTTATCTGCATCAAAAACTGTACTGCCAACAACTTCAATCTTTTTGAGAGGAATTGCTTGAGCAATTTCAGTTTGAGTGGTTGCGGATGGAGATATTAGAGGAGAAGAAATCAGTTTTTTTGAGGTGATAGAACTAGTTGATAGCGAAGGTGTTAACTCTGAGGGAATTGGATTAGCATTAACCGATAAGCGGCAATCAGTTGCTGTTAATGCAAGGGTAGATATTCCTAATACGAATGCACTAACTTTCTCTACCTTATTCTTTGATTTCGCTATTTTTATATTCATAGTTCTTGCCTTTACCTTGTCTCCTCACTGACAAAAGGAATCGTAGCATACACAGCGTATTTATCTTGCACAAATTATATATGATTAGAAATAGCCTAGCTAGCTAAATCATCAATAATTGTTTCACTATGTAACATCACCAAATTAATTTGAAATAAATGTCTTAGTGATAATGTAAATTAGGATTTAAGGCAAAGTAAATTTTGATGTAGTTGTTTGGAGATCATGATGAAGTCAGTTTTAGGAATGTATTGGGCAACTACAGCAATTGCGATCGCCCTATCACCGATAGTCCTGACAGAAACAGTCACAGCGCAATCAATTACCGCAGCTCAAGACGGAACGAACACTGTCGTATTACCAAATGGAAAGCAGTTTGACATTACAGGCGGAACGCAAGCAGGAGCGAATCTCTTCCATAGCTTCCATCAATTTGGCTTGAGTCAAGGACAAATTGCCAACTTTCTGAGTCAACCAAACATTCAAAATATTTTCGGTCGCGTCGTTGGCGGCGATCCTTCCGTAATCAATGGACTCATCCAACTGACAGGCGGAAATTCCAATCTGTACATCATGAATCCCGCAGGGATAATCTTTGGGTCAAATGCCAGCTTAAACGTACCTGCTTCTTTCACAGCCACGACAGCTAATGGTATTCAAGTTGGTAATAGTTGGTTTGGCATGAATACTAGCGCCAGTGATCTCAAGAATCTGACAGGAATTCCCAATGCTTTTGCTTTTACTAGTCCGACAACAGCGCTTACACAATCTCAAACAACAGGTGCAATAGTCAATCAAGGCAATCTCACCGTATCGCAAGGAAAAAGTATCACTCTCGTTGGTGGCATCGTCATTAATACAGGGGCGATCGGAACAGACAATGGCACAATCAATATCGTGGCAGTACCCAATGGTAAATATGTACGGATTACGCCTGAAGGAGGTGTGCTGAGTTTTGATCTTCCCATTGCTACCCAAAAAGAACTAGGCAATGCGAAACCGCTGACAGGGATTGATTTGCCAAAGTTACTTGCTGGTTCAGGGATTACTGCACCGACACAAGCAGGAACTGCGATCGCGGCAGGTAATCTCACAGCAGCAAATATCAATATTCTTGCCAATCGCTATGACACAGCTCAAGCATCTCTGAATGCAGCAAATATTCAACAGGGATGGAACTTTGTCTTTATCGACAGCACAGTTAAGGATTATCAAACATTGATTGATGGAACTAATGGCGGCAGTAGTATCACCGTGATTAATCCAGACCAGTATGGAATTCAGAAAGTGACTGAAACCCTAGCCAGTGTGACGGGTGCAAATAGCTTGCATATTGTTTCTGAGGGTGATGTTGGTAATTTCTGGCTTGGTAAAGATTTTGTTAGCACAGAGAATATTGCGAACTATGCCAATGAACTTCAAGCATGGAAAACGGCTCTATCACCTGCGGCAAATATTCTGCTCTATGCTTGTAATTTGGCTAGTGGAGAGAATGGAGCGGCGCTAGTTCAGGCAGTGAAGAACTATACTGGGCATGAGGTGTCAGCTTCGACAGACCTCACGGGTAGCAGTAACCTTGGTGGCAACTGGAATCTGGAATATCAGACTGGGAACATTAATACGGGTGTGGTGTTTAATTCTGAAGCTCAGAATAGGTATGATGGCAGACTCGTTACCTTTACGGCTACGAATATTAATGATGCAGGAGCAGGGTCTTTAAGACAAGCAATTCTCGATGCTAATGCTTTAGCGGGTGCTGATACGATTCGATTTGACCCGACTGCATTTAATGGCGCTCAAGCAGCTATTACCTTAGCATCAACCTTGGCGATTAACACCACTACTGGAGACCTCAATATCAGTGGCGCGTTTGGGGCAAGCAATGTTACGGTGAGTGGCAACAATGCGGTAGGGGTGTTTGATATCGTGGGTAATGGTAATACTACGTTTGATAGTCTAAGGATTATCAATGGTAAAGGTGTCAATGGTGGTGGCATAACGAACAATGGCTCTGGAGCCTTGATAATCATTAATAGCACCATATCGAGTAATACGGCAACAAATTCTGGAGGAGGGATTGCGAGCAATGGAGCCGTGACTCTCACCAATAGCATCGTGTCGAGTAATGCGGCTATTGATGGAGGAGGGATTGTGAGTAATGGAGTCGTGACTCTCACCAATAGCACTGTGTCGAGTAATACGGCAACCAATAACGGTGGAGGGATTATCAGCAATGGAGCCGTGACTCTCACCAATAGCACCGTGTCGAGTAATACGGCAAATACTGGAGGAGGGATTATCAGCAATGGAGCCGTGACTCTCACCAATAGCACTGTGTCGAGTAATACGGCTATTGATGGTGGAGGGATTTTTGGCGGTGGAGCCGTGACTCTCACCAATAGCACCGTGTCGGATAATACGGCAACCAATGACGGTGGAGGGATTGTGAGCACTGGAGCCGTAACTCTCACAAATAGCACCGTGTCGGGGAATAGGGCAAATACTGGTGGAGGGATTGTGAGCACTGGAGCCGTAACTCTCACAAATAGCACCGTGTCGGGTAATACGGCAACCAATGACGGTGGAGGGATTGTGAGTAATGCCGTGACTCTCACCAATAGCACCGTGTCGGGTAATACGGCAAATAATGGTGGAGGGATTGTGAGCACTGGTCTCGTGACTCTCACCAATAGCACCGTGTCGGGTAATACGGCAAATACTAATGGTGGAGGGATTGTGAGTAATGCCGTGACTCTCACCAATAGCACCGTGTCGAGTAATACGGCAACCAACGGTGGAGGGATTGTGAGTAATGGAGTCGTAACTCTCACCAATAGCACCGTGTCGAGTAATACGGCAAATACTGGTGGTGGAGGGATTGTGAGTAATGCCGTGACTCTCACCAATAGCACCGTATCGAGTAATAGGGCAAATATTGGTGGAGGGATTTTTAGCACTGGATCCGTAACTCTCACCAATAGCACCGTGTCGAGTAATACGGCAAATATTGCTGGTGGAGGGATTGTTGGCAATAATGGAGGTACGATCACCAACAGTACGATTACCAACAATACTGCTAATATCGGCGGTGTTGGTGGGATTTTTCGTCTTGGAGGCATATTCACGATTACAAATTCGATAATTGCAGGTAACTTTGACCGAGGATTGCAAGCTCCTGACTTGGCTAGTAGTGCAGCAGGAGTAGGGTTTACCAATGGTGGCAATAACTTAATCGGAGCAAATAATGGCTTTGCAGCGACTTTTCCCAATAGCTCCCTAGTCGGCACGATCGTCAATCCCGTCAATCCCCAACTTGCACCACTTGCCAACTATGGTGGCCCAACCCTAACCCATGCGCTCTTACCCAATAGCCCCGCCTTAAATGCAGGAAATAACGCCAATGCCCCAGTGGGCAACGATCAACGTGGTGCAACCCGTATTTTTGGTGGCGTTGTCGATATAGGAGCATTTGAATCTCAAGGATTTAGTCTCACCCCCCTCGCCAATACTACTCCTCAAAGTACAAATATCAACACCAGTTTTGTTCAACCTCTAGGAGTACAAGTCACCGAAAACTTCGTGAATAGCCCAATTCCCGCACCAAATATTCTCGTCACATTTACTCCACCATCTAGCAGTGCAAATGGTGTATTTGCTGGAAACACCAACGTACTAACTAATAATCGCGGCATTGCCATCGCTCCTACATTCACTGCAAATGGAATTCTCGGCAATTACGAAGTTACAGCGACAGCAACAGGATTTAAACCAGCAACTTTCACACTTACTAATAAAGTTGCTGGTGGATTTGGTGGTGTATTTCCTAGTCGAGAGGATGTAGAAGGACGTTCTCCCAGATTAGATGAGCAAGATCTAGATATAAGTTTTACAAAGGTTCTCTGCCTCGACGCTTCTATCGCAAATGCTCAGACTGATTCCATTCCTACTTGCAAAGATAAATAACAGAAGTTTATTGCCTCATTAATTTAGATTAAATTAGACTTTCGGGTACGGTAAATATTTGATGTAGTGGCTGGAGAGCCTGATGAAGTCAGGTTTGGAAATGTATTGGACAACTGCCGCGATCGCCCTTGGAAATGCTATTGCAGTTTTCATTTTGCCTTAGACAAAATGAAAACTGCAATAGCATTTCCAACTCTGGAGGGAACTAGATCAAAGTTCCCCAGAATTATGGGATTTAGGAGACTATATTTCTAAATTTTTAAATAAGGGTTTTGTGGTTATTTTGATCGTAAAAAATTACAGCACATTAACCTAAAAATAACTTGTAGACAGGATTTTGGCTTTCATCCCAATAGCGATAGCCGAGGGTGTCGAGAAACGCTTGCCACTCTTCCATTTCTGAGGGAGGAACCTGCACACCGACAACGATTCGGCCGTAGTCAGCGCCATTATTGCGATAATGGAACAGACTAATATTCCAATGGGGACTCATCGAACCAACGAATTTCATTAATGCGCCCGGACGTTCGGGAAACTCAAAGCGATAGAGTAGTTCATTGTGGGCAAGGGGCGATCGCCCGCCGACCATGTGGCGCAAATGCAGTTTCGTTAGTTCATCATCGGTAATTTCGATCGCTGTAAATCCATTTTCCGCAAAAGCCTTAGCTAAGTTAGCTGCATCGGCGCGATTCACAATTTGGATACCCGTAAAAATATGGGCGATCGCTTGATCGGCAATGCGATAACTAAACTCGGTGAGGTTGCGCTTACCCAAAAGTTCACAGAACTTGCGTAAACTTCCTGCTTGTTCAGGAATGGTCACCGCAAAAATAGCTTCTCGGTGTTCTCCTAGTTCGGCTCGTTCGGCAACAAAGCGCAGACGATCAAAGTTCATATTTGCGCCACAGGCGATCGCTACGAGCGTTTGACCTTCGATGCCTTCACGTTCGACATATGCCTTTGCCCCTGCGATCGCTAGAGCGCCAGCAGGTTCCAAAATTGAGCGAGTATCTTCAAAAACATCCTTAATCGCCGCACAGGTGTTATCTGTATCGACTAACAAAATCTCATCGACATATTGCTGACACAGCCGAAATGTCTCTTGCCCAACTTCGCGTACAGCCACACCATCGGCGAATAGTCCCACTTGATCGAGGCGTATCCGATGTCCCGCCTGTAGCGATCGCGACATCGCATCGGAGTCCTTGGGTTCCACTCCGATGATTTTAATTTCAGGGCGCAAGCGCTTGATATAGGCTGCCACGCCTGAAATTAAGCCACCACCACCGATCGCCACAAAAATCGCATGAATTGGCTTCTGACATTGGCGTAAAATTTCCATTCCAATCGTTCCCTGACCTGCAATCACATCAGGATCATCAAAGGGATGAATGAAGGTTAAATTCTTTTCGGCTTCCAGTTGACGGGCATGGGCATAGGCATCATCGTAGGTATCGCCATGCAAAACTACTTCACCACCACGCATTTTTACCGCATTCACTTTTACGATTGGTGTAGTTACGGGCATGACGATAATTGCCTTAGTGCCGAGTTCGCGAGCGCTGAGGGCAACTCCCTGAGCATGATTTCCTGCGGAGGCGGCGATCACACCATTGGCGAGGAGATCGGGTGGCAATTGTGCCATTTTGTTATAAGCACCGCGCAGTTTAAAAGAGAACACCGACTGCATATCTTCCCTTTTTAGCAGCAGTCGATTGTTCAATCGTGCTGATAGATTAGGAGCAAACTCTAAGGGTGTTTCTTGCGCGACATCATACACGCGAGCTT containing:
- a CDS encoding sulfurtransferase; translated protein: MPNPHIVSANWLQEHLHDPQVVVVDCRFSLMDIALGRKQYQESHVEGAYYLDLNLDLSSPVQKHGGRHPLPDFEQLATKLSQIGVTSETTVVVYDDSRFAFASRLWWLLRYMGHERVALLDGGFAGWKAKNYATSSEIPHPRVGKFIPQLQTEWVVDIETVKARKDLPAVVLVDSREGDRYRGEREPIDPIAGHIEGAVNYPWMEVTNEQGFVTANQSDRWQEVKNAQEVIVYCGSGVTACVNLLSLKLAGIETGKLYAGSWSDWCSYLDPI
- a CDS encoding ShlB/FhaC/HecB family hemolysin secretion/activation protein; translated protein: MNIKIAKSKNKVEKVSAFVLGISTLALTATDCRLSVNANPIPSELTPSLSTSSITSKKLISSPLISPSATTQTEIAQAIPLKKIEVVGSTVFDADKLTPITKPLEGKEVTEEQLTSTANAITQLYVSNGYVTSQAIYKPQSVVDGIAKIQVLEGKIEKIEVVGVNALNPDYVRSRAELGIGNPLNTNNLEDQLRLLRADPNFTSVDASLKAGSQAGLSILTIKVVEANQLAGAVSVDNFSPPAVGSERMGAGLSYRNLFGMGDVFTANYYRTTTGGSNQYDFGFSIPVNPMNGTVSLRFAPSNYRITQSPFDVFNIRGNNEVYSATYRQPLIRNPREEFALSLGYEYQRGQTFLFNDLAVPFGIGPEADGTSRTSVFKFGQDYISRDTEGVWSLRSQFSLGTGLFGATFVTSPSASFLSWLGQIQRVQVLGTDTILIGSLDTQLSADPLLPSQQFVIGGGQSLRGFRQNARSGDNGIRFSLESRFVVARDEEGRSIVQLAPFIDLGTVWNNSRNLNVLPNQNFLAGGGLGILIEPIKRLNLRLDYAIPFVNLSDRGSNLQESALYFSIGYLF
- a CDS encoding DUF4347 domain-containing protein, which encodes MMKSVLGMYWATTAIAIALSPIVLTETVTAQSITAAQDGTNTVVLPNGKQFDITGGTQAGANLFHSFHQFGLSQGQIANFLSQPNIQNIFGRVVGGDPSVINGLIQLTGGNSNLYIMNPAGIIFGSNASLNVPASFTATTANGIQVGNSWFGMNTSASDLKNLTGIPNAFAFTSPTTALTQSQTTGAIVNQGNLTVSQGKSITLVGGIVINTGAIGTDNGTINIVAVPNGKYVRITPEGGVLSFDLPIATQKELGNAKPLTGIDLPKLLAGSGITAPTQAGTAIAAGNLTAANINILANRYDTAQASLNAANIQQGWNFVFIDSTVKDYQTLIDGTNGGSSITVINPDQYGIQKVTETLASVTGANSLHIVSEGDVGNFWLGKDFVSTENIANYANELQAWKTALSPAANILLYACNLASGENGAALVQAVKNYTGHEVSASTDLTGSSNLGGNWNLEYQTGNINTGVVFNSEAQNRYDGRLVTFTATNINDAGAGSLRQAILDANALAGADTIRFDPTAFNGAQAAITLASTLAINTTTGDLNISGAFGASNVTVSGNNAVGVFDIVGNGNTTFDSLRIINGKGVNGGGITNNGSGALIIINSTISSNTATNSGGGIASNGAVTLTNSIVSSNAAIDGGGIVSNGVVTLTNSTVSSNTATNNGGGIISNGAVTLTNSTVSSNTANTGGGIISNGAVTLTNSTVSSNTAIDGGGIFGGGAVTLTNSTVSDNTATNDGGGIVSTGAVTLTNSTVSGNRANTGGGIVSTGAVTLTNSTVSGNTATNDGGGIVSNAVTLTNSTVSGNTANNGGGIVSTGLVTLTNSTVSGNTANTNGGGIVSNAVTLTNSTVSSNTATNGGGIVSNGVVTLTNSTVSSNTANTGGGGIVSNAVTLTNSTVSSNRANIGGGIFSTGSVTLTNSTVSSNTANIAGGGIVGNNGGTITNSTITNNTANIGGVGGIFRLGGIFTITNSIIAGNFDRGLQAPDLASSAAGVGFTNGGNNLIGANNGFAATFPNSSLVGTIVNPVNPQLAPLANYGGPTLTHALLPNSPALNAGNNANAPVGNDQRGATRIFGGVVDIGAFESQGFSLTPLANTTPQSTNINTSFVQPLGVQVTENFVNSPIPAPNILVTFTPPSSSANGVFAGNTNVLTNNRGIAIAPTFTANGILGNYEVTATATGFKPATFTLTNKVAGGFGGVFPSREDVEGRSPRLDEQDLDISFTKVLCLDASIANAQTDSIPTCKDK
- the ilvA gene encoding threonine ammonia-lyase, biosynthetic, which translates into the protein MQSDYLERILKARVYDVAQETPLEFAPNLSARLNNRLLLKREDMQSVFSFKLRGAYNKMAQLPPDLLANGVIAASAGNHAQGVALSARELGTKAIIVMPVTTPIVKVNAVKMRGGEVVLHGDTYDDAYAHARQLEAEKNLTFIHPFDDPDVIAGQGTIGMEILRQCQKPIHAIFVAIGGGGLISGVAAYIKRLRPEIKIIGVEPKDSDAMSRSLQAGHRIRLDQVGLFADGVAVREVGQETFRLCQQYVDEILLVDTDNTCAAIKDVFEDTRSILEPAGALAIAGAKAYVEREGIEGQTLVAIACGANMNFDRLRFVAERAELGEHREAIFAVTIPEQAGSLRKFCELLGKRNLTEFSYRIADQAIAHIFTGIQIVNRADAANLAKAFAENGFTAIEITDDELTKLHLRHMVGGRSPLAHNELLYRFEFPERPGALMKFVGSMSPHWNISLFHYRNNGADYGRIVVGVQVPPSEMEEWQAFLDTLGYRYWDESQNPVYKLFLG